A segment of the Spirochaetaceae bacterium genome:
TCGCCGCTTACCAAGTGGTCGCTTATTGTTAGCAAACATAAAGCATTGGCTTTGTACTTAGCGGCTAAGGTGTACAGAGCATTGGCCTCCATCTCTACAGCTAAAACGCCGTAG
Coding sequences within it:
- a CDS encoding purine-nucleoside phosphorylase; the protein is YGVLAVEMEANALYTLAAKYKANALCLLTISDHLVSGEATSPEERQLTFTEMMKVALEACVAMPQ